AATTAACGAAGGTCAGTACGATTTGGATAGTAGAGAAACTGGCTACTGTCATGGAGCTGCAATGATGTGTCGTCGTTCTGATTTAGAAAATGTAGGGCTTATGGCCGAGCAGTTCTTTTTGTATTACGAGGAATTGGACTGGTGCGAAAAATTTAAAAAAACAGGGAAGAAAATCTGGTTTACAGGTAAAGCAAGAATCTTTCATAAAGAATCTGTAAGTGTAGGAAAGGAAAGCAACATTAAAACTTACTTTATGACGAGGAACAGAATGCTTTTTATTAGAAGGAATACAGGGATGCTAAACATCATTCTTTTCAGCATCTATTATATCACATTTGCCTGCAGCAAACAGATCTTAGTTTACTTTTTAAAGAGAAGATCCGATTTGATTAAATGGGTTTTCAAAGGAGTATGGTGGAATTTTACAAACTCAAAAAATAGTGATAAACTTGGTTTTAAAATATAAGGAATAAATGGTAGTAGCTTTTTGGATCTGTCTTTCGCTTATTGTATATACTTTTGTTGGTTACGGCTTAATATTATTTATCCTTGTAAAAATTAAGCGTTTATTTACAAAGGCAGTTGATTTTATAACCAACATCGATCTGCTGCCAACTGTAACCCTGGTTATTGCAGCCTACAATGAGGAAGACCTTATCAGCGAAAAAATAACAAATTCATTACAGCTTAATTATCCTAAGGATAGGATTAAGATTTTGTTTGTTACAGATGGTTCTAATGACAAAACTCCTGAAAAGGTGAGGGCGTGTCCTGGAATAATCTTATTACATCAGGATTTGCGGGCAGGAAAAATGGCTGCAATTAAAAGAGCTATTCCATTTGTAGCTAGTGAAATAATTGTTTTTACAGATGCCAACACATTCCTTAATGAGGATGCAATTCTGGAGTTGGTAAAGCATTATCAAAATCCAAAGGTGGGGGCTGTTGCCGGTGAAAAAAGAATCCTTGTAGGGGATAAAGCCGATGCCAGTTCGGCAGGTGAAGGGTTTTATTGGAAATATGAATCTCTACTTAAAAAATTGGATTATGAACTTTACTCAAATGTTGGAGCAGCGGGGGAACTATTTAGTATACGGACAGCGCTTTACCAACCTGTAGAGTCTGATACCATAATCGATGATCACATGATTGCTATGCGAATTGCTGAAAACGGCTATGTGATTGCTTACGAGGCTAATGCATATGCCATGGAAACTGCTTCGGCAAATACCAAAGAGGAATTAAAACGAAAAATAAGGATAGCAGCAGGGGGGATACAATCTATTTTAAGATTAAAGAGAGCTGCTAACCCGTTTTACTATCCGATTCTTACTTTTCAATACATTAGCCATAGAGTATTGAGATGGACAATCATCCCTATTTTACTTATTGTTGCGTTTGTATTGAATGCTTTGATTGTGTTAGAAGGGGCATCTGGGGTTTACGGGGTATTGTTTACGGGCCAGGTGCTGTTTTACTTGCTTAGCCTTGCCGGCTTATTTTTTGAAAGCAGAAACATACGCATTAAAGCATTTTTTATTCCGTACTACTTTTGCATAATGAATTATGCGGTTGTAGCAGGGATAATCAAATATTTTAGAAATAATCAAAGCGCTGCCTGGGAAAAATCAAAGCGGAAAGCTCTATAATTATTCCATAAACTTAAGTTGCTGGTAAACATCCTTTCGGACAAATGTGCGTTTTAGCATATAAGTAGAATGCACTAAAACATAACCTGCTTTTTTAAGCTGATCACATGCCTTCTTTATCCTTAACTTGTGGCCTAAGCCTTTCGCATGGTAAACCTCATCAAACTCTATCATTATTACCTTAATATCAAGCTTGTCTTTAACGATGGTATCTATAACTGTATATTCAGCGCCTTCGATTTCAATTTTTACTAAATCAACACTAGTATGATTAAACTGCCTCATAAAGTTAGACAGACGATCTACTGGTGCTTCAATATATTCTCCAGAGTCTTTAAAAAGATATACAGAATGGGATATGTAGTTGTCAAGATTGGGTGCATAAAATTTTAGTACCGTATCTTCGTTCCAAACCCCCTTATTTACATAGGTAATTTCATCCAATTGTTGGGAATTGATGCGGTAACGGAAAACCGGGTCATCAAAAACACCAAATGTTTCTCCTCTGGCAACTGTTTCTTTCAATTTTATGAAATAATTTATGCCTTCTGGCATAGGATCAAAAATGAAAATTTTTGAATCATACAAAACTTTTAGTTCAGTATCAAAAGTGATATCCTCACCGGCTCCTATACAATAACATATAGAATCCTTATTTAAAAAGCCATGCGGGACCTTGTATCCATGATGGTCTGAGCCGACATGAACCAGATTTTTAAGTGGTTTAACATCCGTTTGCGGATGTAATTTTATTACCTTCTTGGCAAGCTCTTTTATAGCCTTCATATATTATTTTAAGTTATTGCCCACTTTACATCCAAGCCAGGCATAACTGTACATGGTTATTGCTTTCATAATTCCTTCTCTACGTTTAAATGACCAAACGTCTTTTAAAAAATCCTTATGGTTTTTGCTATTCATTTGATCAAAAGCTACTGATATAGTAGAGGTTAGCGAGTAGGCAGAGTGCCAGGTCCCAAAAGGAATAAAAAGTGTTTCTCCAGGCCCAACGGTAAAGTGAATAGGTGTTGCATCTTTATATTTTGGAAATTTGCTGTAATCCGGTTCAAAGATATTTACGTCCGAGCGCCACGGATCATTTGGATTAGGGTAAAGCAATTCTTCCTGTCCCCGCGGAAATACAGTAAAACGCTTCTCACCATGCAATTGGGTTATCCAGGCATTAAGATGATAATAATCTAAGTGTAAATAAGGGAATTTCCCACCGGGACCACCTATGAAAAGTTCGGTCGCACTACCCCAGTATCCCTTTTTGAACCATTTGGACTCCAACCAATTTGGACTTGCATAATTGAGATTAAGCGGGTTGATGAGTGGCAGTAGTTCTGGTAATTGTTCAGGTATATTAAATATTAATGGATAAGGAGCCGGATTGCTTTCACTGCTGGTTTCCACCAAATCCATGATTTGATTCATCGTATATGTTTCACCATTTTTTTTAGTAGTTCGTTCGCCATAGTTCTCTCTGAACCAATCAGGACTAAATAGTCCATTCGCCTTCCAAACCTTTGATGCGTTTTTAAAAACAACTGGAATTCCAGGTTCATAAAAATTACTCATAAATTCGTGATGAGAGATGTCATCAACCCTTTGAATATCCATGAATCAAACTGTTAAATTTAGAATTTAAGTACCTATTAAAATATAAATGAATATACATGAAATAATGGAGATTAGAAAGCCCAATATTTATTTTCGAAGCATAAAATATTAATTGCGAGACTAATTATATGCTCTCTATTTAGCTGATTACTTATCAGTTTATAGTTGGAACCGGCTCTGAATACAGTGCTCTCAGAACAATCAATGGCATGAAGATTATCAATAATTCCTTCGCCACTTGCCTTAAGTACAGCCTCTTTTCTAGTCCAGAAGGTGTAGAAATCAATTTTATTATGAATGTGTCTTAACTCCAGGGGAGTAAAGCATTCCTTTAATAGCGGGCTATAATTAAAATCACTTTTTACAAATTCTATATCAATACCTATAGGTAGTGGACTTATTGCTATAATTGTATAATTGCCACTATGACTAATGTTAAAATGTTGTGAAGCAATGTAGGGTTTCTTATTTTGCGTGTATGAAAAAATAATATCGGAAGGTTTCACAACCAGCGTTTTTGAAAGAATCATTCTCAGAAAAAATTTTCCAATAATATACCTTTTAGCATCCTCTACTTGTCTAAAACGACTAGCTTTTTCAATTTCATCCATCCGTAGAATAGCCGGATAAAGATCTACTATTTTGTCATAATCATCAATTGATATTTTAAAAAGATGTGTGTGTGTGTTGTCTATAAGGCTTTCATTATCATAGCTTTGCCAAATAATCGGGTGATCTGTAAAACTTTTCAATCTAATATTGAGCTTATTATAAAACTACTGCGGTGTAATCTTGTTTAATTCTTCTTGCAGTTTTGCCGCAAAAATATGAACATACTTGGGATCGAAAAATTGTAAATGTTCTAATGGAATATCAACGTATGTCAATTTTCCCCCAATGTAAGGAGCCAGGCCGTTACTTTGCATATTAGAGATGTAATTCATCTTTTTATCATTTGCTTTAAAAAGAGTCACATCAATATTATATTTCTTTAACCTATACTTTTTAAAAGCTTTTTGATGAGCTTTTTGAAGTCTATCTAAAATATATAAGGGATTTGATAAGTCTTCCTTGATAGGTCTGATTTTTTTGTAGTAATTATATAATGTTCCAAGGGTGAAATTTATTTTGTGTTCAATAAAAGCCTTTGGATACCTGGAAAAATATAAAAATGCGCAGCCCACAGATTTGATAGCATGATCTAAAACTTCAAGAATTTTACCATCTTTTATAAGGCTTATATAACTGTCACCATCATAATAGGTATCAAGTAGAGCTAAAAAAGATACTTTTTTTCCCATTTTGTTAAATTGTTCAGCCATCTCAAGGGCAATTGTTCCGCCAGAAGAATAGCCCATTAATAAATATGGCCCTTCAGGGTCATTTTTAATAATTTCGCTAACATAATTGCCAGCAATATTTTCTACAGCATTATGTGGTAGATCTTCAGGATTCAATCCTTTGGGCTGTATACCCAAAATTGGTTGCTCTTTATCAATTTCATTTAAAAGGCTTTTGAATATGATAATGTTCATTCCCTGTCCATGAATAATATAAAGGGGAGGTTTATTCCCCGTACCCTTTATAGGAATCAGTGAATCCCAACTTAATCCTTGCTTCGGTTTACTTAAATTTAAAGCCAGCTTTTCTACCGTCGAATTATCAAAAAGGATAGCAAGAGGGAGGCGTATACCGGTTTGTTTTTCTATTTCAACCATTACCTTAATGGCGATCATCGAATGTCCACCAAGTTCAAAGAAATCATCAGTAATGCTCACTTGTTTTAAACCCAGGCTTTCTGCCCATATTTTAGCAATTAATTCTTGATCTTTATTTTGAGCAGGTATAAATGTATTCTCTTCAATAACGTTAAGTATATCACGTTTTGGCAGCGCATTTCTATCAACTTTTCCATTTGAAGTTAATGGAATTTCCGGTAACCTGATTAAAATACGAGGAATCATATAGTCAGGAAGCCGATCCCTCATAAAAGCAATGATACTTTCCTTATCAATGTCTGTGTCCGTGACAAGGTAAGCAATAAGTTGCTTTTCATTATTTACAACATCTTCGGTTAAAACAGCTGATTGCTTGACATTTTGATGCTTTTGTAAAACATTCTGTATCTCTCCGATTTCAATTCTATTTCCTCTTATCTTTATCTGATCGTCAATGCGACCGAGGTATTGAATATTTCCATCAGGCAACCACTTTACTAAATCGCCCGTTTTGTACATGCGATGATCGCCATTTTGTGGGGTTGGATTCGAAATGAAGAATTTTTGAGTTAGCTCTTGATTATCTAAGTACCCCCTTGCAACCCCAGCACCACCAATATGGAGTTCTCCGGGAACACCAATTGGACAATATTTCAGGTCTTTATTTAGTACATATATAGAGGTATTGGAAAAAGGTCTACCGATTGGAACACTAGTTAGGTATAATTTGTCTTTATTAACAACATGAAGTAATTTTCCTATTGTAGTCTCAGTAGGACCATAGTGGTTTACCACAGTGCAGTCAACACCAGATTCGTTAATCTTCTTAATAAACTCTCCGGGTAAAGACTCTCCTCCAAACATTAAAAGCTTTTCCGGAAATAGTTCCCGATCATCCTGCGTTAAAAATTTCCAGTGCGAAGGAACTATTTTAAGAAAATCAATTTTGGTCTTCTTAAAATAATCATGGATATAAGAGACGTGATTAAACCTGTCTTTAGCAAAAATATGAAGCTCAGCCCCAAGAGTTAATGCACTAAATAGGGTTGTATTTCCTAAATCAGTAGATATTGCAGATCCCAGAGCAAAAGTTTTACACTCATTTAAAATAGGTAATTTCGCCTTTAAACCAAAAAGGTAATCCATAATAGAAGAATGTTCAATCATTACACCCTTTGGAAATCCTGTGGAACCTGAAGTATAAATGATATAAATAAGATCATTCGGAGTTATCAGGACAGGGGGAGTAGTGGTTTCAGCTCGCCAGATTTTACCTTTATCCTCATCAATAACCAAAATATCAATGGCGTTTACTTCCTGTAATTTTTTATAATTGAGTTTATCACTGATGATGATGTTACTTTTTGATTCTTCATATAGATGATTAATGCGAAATAAGGGGTATTCCGGATCTATAGGTACATATGCCGCGCCAGCTTTTAAAACCCCAAAAATGGCAACTATCATCTCTAAAGAGGGGTTTAGGCATATGGGGATAAGAGAACCTTTCTTAATGCCTAGACTTATTAAATAATTAGCCAATTGGTTCGACTTCGCATTTAATTTATCGTAGGATAAAGATTTTCCTTCAAATGTAACAGCCTTATGCTGTGGATACTTGTTTACTTGTGCTAAAAATAAATCGACGATTGTTTGATCTCTTGGAAAATCACAATGTACCGGACTGACCTCAGGGAAAGGATTGTCTTTAACAAGAGAAGCAGAAATCAGGACTTCAGGGTTTGATGTTAGCGTTTTTAGTAATGCACTAAAATCTTCCATCATTCTATTAATAGTTTCAGAGGCAAAAAGCTGAGTATTATATGCCCATTCAAAAATCATAGCACCTTTTGAGCCGTTAACATTTAACGAAATTTCAAAAGTTTGACAAACTCTAGGGTTAGAAATGATCTTATGTGTTAAACCCTTAAAGTCAACATTATCATCCATTCCTCTGTCAACATTAAAAACTACAGGTACCAATGGAATATTAGCCTTATTTCTTTTAATGTTCAACTTTTTAAGTAACTCACTGAAAGTTAGTTTTTGATGATCATAAGCATCGTATATTTCGTTTTTTCGTTTTTTTAAATAGTCAATAAATGCAACGTTTGGTGTTACCTTACTTCTTAAAGGTAATAGATTTACGCAATGACCTACCAGATCTAAATTTTCAGTTGCTAACTGTCCGGCAGACGGTAATCCCAAAACAATATCTTCCTGATTGGTTTGATGATATAAAAAAACTTCAAATGCAGTAATTAAAGTAGACACAACACTACAGTTGGCTTTAGCCGATAGTTTTTTTATAGCCTCAAAAAGTTCGTTGTCAAGCCTATAGTCGTTTCTTTTCCCTTCATAAGTTCTTGTTGGTGGCCGGTTATAATCCAATGGCATATTAAGTACAGGCACATCGTCCTTATACAGATCCAACCAAAATTTTTGTGTGGCCTCATAGTCTTCTGTAGTGCTAAAAGCAGCCTGTTCCAGTGCGTATTTACTGATCTGTGCGGGAAAATTAGGTGTCGGGATCTCATTCTTTAAATAAACATTATAGAAAGTACTTAAATCTTCCATTATGATCCCGATCGACCAGCCATCACCAATGATATGATGTATTATAATGGTTAAATAGTACTTGTCATTGCTTACTTTGTGAAGGAAAATTTTAAAAAGAACCTCATTGTAAAGGTTAAAGGGGATACTAATTTCGTGATTAACAAAATCACTTAAATGATCATTAATTTTAGAAGAATCTATAGATGAGATATCTTTAAAGATGATATCAGAGTTAACTTCTTTATATATGATTAGGCTTTCACCATTATGAGATACATTAGCCCGTAAAGCTTCATGACGCAGAACAGTATATTTTACTGCTTTTTGGAATGCATTTATATCAAATTCACCTTTTAATTCAAGTGAAATAGACTCGTTATAAGCTAAGCTGGCAGGTGTTCCACCAATAATACAAGATAACCATATTTCTTTTTGGGATTCGTTAAGGGCAATAACTTTTTCAATCTCTTTCCCTTCCTCGAATGGATTAAAGTCAACTTCAATAAAATTATTACTTTTTAAAGCATCTATCATGATCACTAATTAAGTTCAATTTGAAGGTATTTTCCCTGGTGATTTGGATCTTCTACAAACCATGCAGGGTTTCCAGATTTGTCTTTTCCAAGTTTAGCACCTTTAACCGGTGGATTATCCCCATCTATCACTACAGAACCGGATTTAGGAGAAACAATTGTTTGATCCAGGGATGGGAAAAAACCAGCATTAATCATTTCCTCCATACTATCAATAAAGCAACTAATGATTTTATCTATTTCCTGGTAAGTAATCGCTTCCGTTAAAAAACATGGGAAACCATCTAAAATATGAATCCCTTTTTCTCTCATTAGTACAAACATTAATTCACTATAAGGCAATTCTTCATGGTATTTGATTTTCCAAAGAGAACCATAATTGGCTACATAAATTGGAAGTTGTCTTTTCTCAAATTCCGAATTTAACGCTTTAGTTAAATAGACACCTTTTTCACTTAAACCTTGTTGTAAAGCAGGCCCTTTCTCCTTCATATAAGTCAGGGAAGCTTTTGCAGATGCCAGGGCCAGAGGATGACGAACAAATGTCCCTGCGAAATAAGTTACGCCTATTTCAGGATATGAATGATCTCCATAGTTCCAATTTCCACCATCTAAGGCATCCATGAGATAGCTTTTACCTCCAATCACACCAATGGGTACTCCGCCACCAATTACCTTACCATATGATGCCAAATCTGCTTTAATACCGAATAATGCTTGTGCTCCACCCGGATGCATCCTAAAACCGGTAATCACCTCATCAAAAATTAAAGCAGTACCGGCGTCGGTCGTTATTTCTCTTACTTTCTTTAAAAAATCTATGGGAACAAATTCAGGCCTCCTACTTTGGATAGGCTCAACCAGAACAGCTGCAATTTCTCCGGCTCTTTCTTTAATGATGGCAAGCGTTTCATCTGTACCATAATCCAAAACGAGAATATTATGAACAGCTTCAGGCATAATACCTGCTGCTGCCGGGAATGATTTTAGTTTTTTTGTCCCCCTTACTAAAACTTCATCTATAATGCCATGATAAGATCCTGAAAATGCCACAATTAAAGGACGTCCAGTAACAGTACGTGCAATACGAATACATCCCAAGACAGCTTCAGAACCAGTACTGCAAAGCGCAGCTCTGTCAAACCCCGTAAATTCGCAAATCAATTTACTTACATCTGCAGCCAGTTCGTGTTGCGGGCCAACTTCATAGCCTTTTTCAATCTGCTCATGCATTGCATGCTTAATTACTTCAGGTTGATAACCAAGCATATTAGAACCAAAACCATTTAATGCATCAATATACTCATTGCCATCAATGTCCCACAGCTTGCTACCACTCGATTTGTTGATTACAATAGGGTAAACAAGCTCTTTTGTGGTCGGCCTAAAGCCAGATACAACCCTGGGATCAGCCATAAAAGAACGGCTGTTACTAGCGTAGGTTTTACTCTTAAGTGTTTTTTTATTGTATCTATCGGTTAGCTCTTTAATAAAGTTTAACTGTTTTTCATCTAAGTCCGTAGATAGACGTTCTATTTTCGGAGTTGCGCCAAATGGCTTCTGTATTTCGGCCTTTTCTTCTTGTGATAATTCAGAATTAGTAGTTGTATCAGCTGATTCTATTTTTTTTCCATTTACAGCAATGGGCTGAGGGGTGGCATTTTGATGCACTGAAACGGTACTTCCCTGCATCAACATCACCTGTTTTGATAATATTTCTAACTGCTGTGCAATCAAACTTAAAGCACTATCACCGGCACTAACGGAATTTCCATTTTGTTGTACATCATTTACAGCTTGAGAAACATAAGCAGGTTGTTGTATATGGTTTATAGGAGGAGCAAGGCTTTCGCTATTATTAACAGAATCTTGGGGCGTGTTTTTATCTAAATAATCTACCAGAGTTTCAATTGATGGATATTCCTCATTTAGTTTTCTAAAAGTTATTGGCAGGTTAAATTCTCTTTTCAACGAAATTGCAACTTGGGTAAGCAATAAAGAATCTAATCCTATTTCAAGGAAATTTCTATTTGATTCAATACCATTCATTTCAATACCTGAGGCATCTTCAAGTACTTGTTTAACTTTATGTGTCAGGTTAGTTTTTCTCATTAGAGCTGTATTAATTGGTATGATATGCTTTATTTGTTCTATTGGTATTTGATTTTCCGAAAAATCTGATTTTAAAACTATCGGGTTTACCCAATAACGATTTCTTTCAAATTGATAGGAAGGTAGATTAATAATACTTCGTTTTTGATTTGCATAAAAATCATTCCAATTAGGTTCAATTCCATTGATCCATAACTGCCCTAAAGCACTCAAAAGAGAATAATGATCAGCATCTTTATGATTAAAACTAGGTATTGTTTTAGTAGATAAAGCATTAAAAGCGGCAATTTGCCTAATTAAGGTTGATGTAACCGTTCCTGGACCGACTTCCAAAAATAAAGGTAAATCTTTATTTAGCATGGTTTCGACCGCTTTGGAAAACTGAACTGTTTTCCTTAACTGTGATGTCCAGTAATCTGGATTAGTAGCTTCTTCATCGGTCAGCAAATTCCCTGTAACTGTAGAAACAATAGGGATTTTAGGAATAGACAGTGTCACTTGATCAACAATAGATCTATATTCGTCTAGTATAGGATCCATCATTGATGAATGAAATGCATGGCTGGTAAATAAAAGCTTACTGGCAATTTCATTTTCATTTAATAGTGTGCTCAATGCTGAGATTTGATCCGTTGGTCCCGCTACTACACAGGCTTTAGGACTATTTATTGCTGCTATGGATAAATCGCCAGATAAAAATTTGGTGACACTATCACTTTCTTTCCCAATAGAAAGCATACTTCCGGCAGGTAGTTCGCTAATCAATTTACCTCTGGTAGTTACCATTTTTAAACCATCTTCCAGAGAGAAAATTCCTGATAGATGCCCTGCTACATATTCGCCAATACTATGTCCACAAAGTAATGCTGGGTGAATTCCCCAACTGATCCAAAGCTTTGCTAATGCATATTCAGTAACAAATAATGCCGGTTGCGTATATCTTGTATCTTTTAATTTTGCGTTCGCTGCATCAGATATTACTTCCGGATAAATAATTGACCTTATATCTTCATGAATGTACGTTCTAAGTATTCCTGCACAAGTATCTATTGCAGCCCTATAAACCGGCTCTCCTAAATAAAGGTCTAAGCCCATATTTAAATACTGAGCACCCTGACCAGGAAATGTAAACACGATTTCTTCAGGTAATTCCTGTAGTGTATTTATATTTAATACATTAACTTTTTCTATAGCTAGTAATTTCTTTAGCTCATCAATTGAATTTGCTACTAAAAATCTACGGTATTTAAAATTGTCTCTTGTTTTTCGAAGCGTATAACCTAGATCACTCAGGTTAGTATCAGGGTTGGTAGTTAAATAATCAAGAAGAGCAGCAGCGTAAGTATCTCTACTGGTTTCCGAATTTGCCGACCAGGTAATTAATTCTACAGCATTATTTTCAGATACTTCTTCCGGTACATTTTCATAACTCTCTACTACAAGGTGGACATTTGTTCCTCCAACACCAAAAGAACTGATCCCTGCTATTCTTTTATGGCTCGTATTCCAATCAGTAAGCTTGTCGTTTACATAAAATGGACTATTGTTAAAATCTATATTGTGGTTGGGTATTTTGTATCCTAAAGACGCCGGTATTTTTTTATGATGTAAAGCTAAGCTGGTTTTTATTAAACCTGCAACCCCCGCGGCATGTGTTAAATGGCCAAAATTGCTTTTCACAGAGCCTATTGCACAAAATTGCTTTCTATTTTGATATCCGAATGCATCAACAAGACCTTCAAGCTCTATCGGATCTCCAATCGGGGTCCCCGTTCCGTGTGCCTCAATATAACTGATTTCAGCAGCTTCAACTCCTGCATCCGAAATAGCTGAAGCAATAGCGTCAGCCTGTCCCTCAGCACTTGGAGCAGTAAAACTTCCTTTTCCAAAACCATCATTATTTATTCCAACCCCTTTTATAACAGCATAAATTTTATCATGATCATTTATTGCCGAATCCAGATTTTTTAAAAGCACAACACCTGCACCATCACTAAATACAGTGCCCGTAGCGCCATCATCAAAAGGAGTACAGTGCCCATTAGCACTAAGCATACTTCCTTCCTGGTAAATATGGCCACTATTTACAGGAGATGTAATGCTTGATCCGCCAGCAATGGCTATTTCACATTGATTAGCTCTCAAACTATTTACAGCTTGCGCTATAGCCAGCAAGGAAGTGGAGCAGGCAGAATTAACACTTACGGCAGGCCCTTTAAGATTTAGATGATAAGCAGTGCGTGATGCGATATAATCCTTTTCATTTACGCTGGAAACCTGTATTTTGCCTTGGTTTTCAATTAAATCGGGATGAGAAAGCACATTGTTCTCATAATAGGTATTGTTACCACTGCCTGCAAATACACCAATTTTCCCATTATATTTTGAAGGTAGATACCCCGTTTTTTCTAGAATTTCCCAGGAAATCTCAAGAAAAATTCTCTGCTGCGGGTCCATTAATTCCGCTAGTTTTGAATTTATCCCAAAAAAAGCAGGATCAAATTTATCTACATCTTTGATAATTCCCCGGGCCTTAACATACGAAGGGTCATTTTTAATGTGATCGGGGATACCTGGATCTATATCTGACTGTGTAAAAAATGTAGTAGTTTCTTTTCCTTCAAGCAATAGATTCCAAAAGTCTTCAATGGTATTTGCTCCAGGGAACTTTCCTGCCATTCCGATAATAGCCACATCCCTTGAATGGTCATAGCTAGGTTTCTCTGCGCTTATCTTTTCTCTAGCAGGGTTCTTGTCCAAATATGTGGCCATT
This is a stretch of genomic DNA from Candidatus Pedobacter colombiensis. It encodes these proteins:
- a CDS encoding 4'-phosphopantetheinyl transferase superfamily protein — protein: MKSFTDHPIIWQSYDNESLIDNTHTHLFKISIDDYDKIVDLYPAILRMDEIEKASRFRQVEDAKRYIIGKFFLRMILSKTLVVKPSDIIFSYTQNKKPYIASQHFNISHSGNYTIIAISPLPIGIDIEFVKSDFNYSPLLKECFTPLELRHIHNKIDFYTFWTRKEAVLKASGEGIIDNLHAIDCSESTVFRAGSNYKLISNQLNREHIISLAINILCFENKYWAF
- a CDS encoding glycosyltransferase family 2 protein is translated as MVVAFWICLSLIVYTFVGYGLILFILVKIKRLFTKAVDFITNIDLLPTVTLVIAAYNEEDLISEKITNSLQLNYPKDRIKILFVTDGSNDKTPEKVRACPGIILLHQDLRAGKMAAIKRAIPFVASEIIVFTDANTFLNEDAILELVKHYQNPKVGAVAGEKRILVGDKADASSAGEGFYWKYESLLKKLDYELYSNVGAAGELFSIRTALYQPVESDTIIDDHMIAMRIAENGYVIAYEANAYAMETASANTKEELKRKIRIAAGGIQSILRLKRAANPFYYPILTFQYISHRVLRWTIIPILLIVAFVLNALIVLEGASGVYGVLFTGQVLFYLLSLAGLFFESRNIRIKAFFIPYYFCIMNYAVVAGIIKYFRNNQSAAWEKSKRKAL
- a CDS encoding glycosyltransferase family 2 protein, whose protein sequence is MSLTSIITVNFNQPQVTFDFLRSVKDNTTGVTLEVILVDNGSREDHEEAYRAIYPSLIYIRSATNLGFAGGNNLGIKVAKGDYLLLLNNDTEITNNLLDTLITEFESNPEIGILSPLILYFDQPELIQYAGFTQMNYLTCRNEGIGNMEINEGQYDLDSRETGYCHGAAMMCRRSDLENVGLMAEQFFLYYEELDWCEKFKKTGKKIWFTGKARIFHKESVSVGKESNIKTYFMTRNRMLFIRRNTGMLNIILFSIYYITFACSKQILVYFLKRRSDLIKWVFKGVWWNFTNSKNSDKLGFKI
- a CDS encoding FkbM family methyltransferase, producing MKAIKELAKKVIKLHPQTDVKPLKNLVHVGSDHHGYKVPHGFLNKDSICYCIGAGEDITFDTELKVLYDSKIFIFDPMPEGINYFIKLKETVARGETFGVFDDPVFRYRINSQQLDEITYVNKGVWNEDTVLKFYAPNLDNYISHSVYLFKDSGEYIEAPVDRLSNFMRQFNHTSVDLVKIEIEGAEYTVIDTIVKDKLDIKVIMIEFDEVYHAKGLGHKLRIKKACDQLKKAGYVLVHSTYMLKRTFVRKDVYQQLKFME
- a CDS encoding cupin-like domain-containing protein; this encodes MDIQRVDDISHHEFMSNFYEPGIPVVFKNASKVWKANGLFSPDWFRENYGERTTKKNGETYTMNQIMDLVETSSESNPAPYPLIFNIPEQLPELLPLINPLNLNYASPNWLESKWFKKGYWGSATELFIGGPGGKFPYLHLDYYHLNAWITQLHGEKRFTVFPRGQEELLYPNPNDPWRSDVNIFEPDYSKFPKYKDATPIHFTVGPGETLFIPFGTWHSAYSLTSTISVAFDQMNSKNHKDFLKDVWSFKRREGIMKAITMYSYAWLGCKVGNNLK